From one Streptomyces sp. NBC_01478 genomic stretch:
- a CDS encoding ricin-type beta-trefoil lectin domain protein, giving the protein MTTRSPLPRIALRGTPVLALLALLIGLLTAAPAAAATGSITGLAGKCLDVAGANSADGTPVQLYDCNGTAAQQWTVGTDNTVRALGKCLDVTGNSTADGAKIQLWTCTGGANQLWTVTAANDIVNPAANKCLDVSDNSSANGARIQLWSCTGSANQKWNAPAPQSGEQCWATHYGPQPAGALTASGEVFDNNADTAATSLSRQPQLPFGTRVQVTNVANGRSLTVRINDLGTFAQTPQEPKCLDLTDGAFSRLGGVLDPDAGHIVVTQTVLG; this is encoded by the coding sequence ATGACCACTCGCTCCCCCCTCCCCCGCATCGCGTTACGCGGCACCCCCGTCCTCGCCCTGCTGGCCCTGCTGATCGGCCTCCTCACCGCGGCACCGGCGGCCGCGGCGACCGGCTCCATCACCGGCCTCGCCGGCAAGTGCCTCGACGTCGCCGGAGCCAACTCCGCCGACGGCACACCGGTTCAGCTCTACGACTGCAACGGCACCGCCGCCCAGCAGTGGACGGTCGGTACGGACAACACCGTCCGCGCCCTGGGCAAGTGCCTCGACGTCACCGGCAACTCGACCGCCGACGGCGCCAAGATCCAGTTGTGGACCTGCACCGGCGGCGCGAACCAGCTCTGGACCGTCACCGCCGCGAACGACATCGTCAACCCGGCCGCGAACAAGTGCCTCGACGTCTCGGACAACTCCTCCGCCAACGGGGCGCGCATCCAGCTCTGGAGCTGCACCGGAAGCGCCAACCAGAAGTGGAACGCCCCCGCGCCCCAGTCTGGGGAGCAGTGCTGGGCCACGCACTACGGTCCCCAGCCCGCAGGTGCCCTCACGGCCAGCGGCGAGGTCTTCGACAACAACGCGGACACCGCGGCCACTTCGCTCTCACGCCAGCCCCAACTCCCTTTCGGTACGCGTGTCCAGGTCACCAACGTCGCCAACGGCCGCTCCCTGACCGTACGGATCAACGACCTCGGGACGTTCGCCCAGACCCCGCAGGAACCGAAGTGCCTTGATCTGACCGACGGCGCCTTCAGCCGCCTCGGGGGCGTCCTCGACCCGGACGCCGGACACATCGTCGTCACCCAGACGGTTCTGGGCTGA
- a CDS encoding glycoside hydrolase family 19 protein has protein sequence MLLAAALSALFAISPARAADGRITGLAGKCVDVAGANSANGTAVQLYDCNGTSAQTWSNPGDGTLRALGKCLDVTSGGTADGTTVQLYDCNGSAAQKWAVSSANDIVNPQANKCLDVTGNNSANGTRLQIWTCSGGANQKWSAPASGGGTTPSGFVVSEAQFNQMFPSRNGFYTYQGLTAALSAYPGFANTGSDTVKKQEAAAFLANVSHETGGLVYVVEQNTANYPHYCDAGQPYGCPAGQAAYYGRGPIQLSWNFNYKAAGDALGIDLLNNPWLVQNDSAVAWKTGLWYWNTQSGPGTMTPHNAMVNGAGFGQTIRSINGSLECDGRNPAQVQSRVDAYNRFTSILGVSPGSNLYC, from the coding sequence ATGCTGCTCGCCGCGGCCCTGTCCGCTCTGTTCGCCATCTCGCCCGCCCGCGCGGCGGACGGCCGGATCACCGGTCTGGCCGGCAAGTGCGTCGACGTCGCCGGGGCGAACTCCGCCAACGGGACCGCCGTTCAGCTCTACGACTGCAACGGCACCAGCGCCCAGACCTGGTCCAACCCCGGTGACGGCACACTGCGCGCGCTCGGCAAGTGTCTGGACGTGACCTCCGGCGGCACCGCGGACGGCACGACGGTCCAGCTCTACGACTGCAACGGCAGCGCCGCCCAGAAGTGGGCCGTCAGCTCCGCCAACGACATCGTCAATCCGCAGGCCAACAAGTGCCTGGACGTGACCGGCAACAACTCGGCCAACGGCACCCGGCTCCAGATCTGGACCTGCTCGGGCGGCGCCAACCAGAAGTGGAGCGCCCCCGCGAGCGGCGGCGGCACCACACCCTCCGGCTTCGTCGTGAGCGAAGCCCAGTTCAACCAGATGTTCCCGAGCCGGAACGGCTTCTACACCTACCAGGGCCTGACCGCCGCCCTGTCCGCCTACCCCGGCTTCGCCAACACCGGCTCCGACACGGTCAAGAAGCAGGAGGCGGCGGCCTTCCTCGCCAACGTCAGCCACGAGACCGGCGGACTGGTCTATGTCGTCGAGCAGAACACCGCCAACTACCCCCACTACTGCGACGCCGGCCAGCCCTACGGCTGCCCCGCCGGACAGGCCGCCTACTACGGCCGCGGTCCCATCCAGTTGTCCTGGAACTTCAACTACAAGGCCGCGGGCGACGCCCTGGGCATCGACCTCCTCAACAACCCCTGGCTGGTCCAGAACGACTCGGCCGTCGCCTGGAAGACCGGCCTGTGGTATTGGAACACCCAGTCCGGCCCGGGCACGATGACCCCGCACAACGCCATGGTCAACGGCGCCGGCTTCGGCCAGACCATCCGCTCCATCAACGGCTCCCTGGAATGCGACGGACGCAACCCCGCGCAGGTCCAGAGCCGCGTCGACGCCTACAACCGCTTCACCTCCATCCTCGGCGTCAGCCCCGGCAGCAACCTCTACTGCTGA
- a CDS encoding type II toxin-antitoxin system PemK/MazF family toxin yields MIIRKGDVWDVDTGKGTRTVLVVSLDGLADAYGAVVVLVLHAPAQHPDTAMSVHLTTPVDASVVAVNLLQLSTLRFETGTPHGNIGPEQQELVDNALRAVLDL; encoded by the coding sequence GTGATCATCCGCAAGGGCGACGTCTGGGACGTCGACACCGGCAAAGGCACCCGCACCGTTCTCGTCGTCAGCCTCGACGGACTTGCCGACGCCTACGGCGCGGTCGTCGTCCTTGTCCTGCATGCCCCGGCCCAGCACCCCGACACGGCGATGAGCGTGCACCTGACCACCCCGGTCGACGCCTCCGTCGTCGCCGTCAATCTCCTCCAGCTCTCCACGCTCCGCTTCGAGACCGGCACACCGCACGGGAACATCGGCCCCGAACAGCAGGAACTCGTCGACAACGCCCTCCGCGCGGTCCTCGACCTGTAA
- a CDS encoding glycoside hydrolase family 5 protein, whose amino-acid sequence MGVSLLFPSTAAATTAPVDATAPAATAGTWQPPLSTRGRYIVDANGNRFRLKSANWDGAQGSWTGSGSEADSANHHAGQNSYGIPLGLDRVPLPQLMADFHQLGINSIRLPFSNEMIHDTTAVPDAAVAANPQLRGRTPLGVFDAVVSALTSADFAVILNNHTNTSRWCCGVDGNERWNSSQSTQQWADDWVFMARRYASDPRVVGADLYNEVRRDVWDDPNWGGGDGHDWYAAAQLAADRILTEADPNLLIVIEGINWTGLPIDGFAHGRPLLTPARTLSHTLVAAHKLVYSAHFYGYTGPHHSGATGIGETSDPRYQDLSRDALFQALYDEAFFVSQDDGKHYTAPVWISEFGIGAGETGTAARTWFGNVTDYFADHDADFAYWPLVGWQGHDDWALLRYDTDGTRHGLLDDADWRGAGWQRLMSAASLTGPVAQVPAWQMLATDHGDHVESVRVRATGDWDPGASKAACPDGLRLIGLGNTSGRGLCTDVTAGGLRAADGAQSVVTDERNVPQGGDWASGYTKLQCAQGQFLIGYSHRGVRTSTALCAPAGVALAGAGRTVWFDRSDNRPGGAGGGDFAVGDYKGQCADDEYAAGIAYTDRTGSSPGPAALLCRQLAR is encoded by the coding sequence ATGGGTGTTTCCCTGCTGTTCCCGTCCACCGCAGCGGCCACGACGGCTCCCGTGGACGCCACCGCACCCGCCGCCACCGCGGGCACCTGGCAGCCGCCCCTGTCCACGCGCGGGCGCTACATCGTCGACGCGAACGGCAACCGCTTCCGGCTCAAGTCCGCCAACTGGGACGGCGCCCAGGGCTCCTGGACGGGCAGCGGCAGCGAGGCCGACAGCGCCAATCACCACGCCGGGCAGAACTCGTACGGCATCCCCCTGGGCCTGGACCGCGTGCCCCTGCCGCAACTGATGGCCGACTTCCACCAGTTGGGCATCAACAGCATCCGGCTGCCGTTCTCGAACGAGATGATCCATGACACCACCGCCGTTCCGGACGCCGCCGTGGCGGCCAACCCGCAGTTGCGCGGCCGGACGCCGCTCGGGGTGTTCGACGCCGTGGTCTCCGCGCTGACGTCGGCCGACTTCGCCGTCATCCTGAACAACCACACCAATACGTCCCGTTGGTGCTGCGGGGTCGACGGCAACGAGCGGTGGAACAGCAGCCAGTCGACCCAACAGTGGGCGGACGACTGGGTGTTCATGGCTCGCCGCTACGCCTCCGACCCCCGTGTGGTGGGCGCCGACCTCTACAACGAGGTGCGCCGTGACGTCTGGGACGACCCGAACTGGGGAGGGGGCGACGGGCACGACTGGTACGCCGCTGCCCAACTCGCCGCCGACCGCATCCTCACCGAGGCCGACCCGAACCTGCTCATCGTCATCGAGGGCATCAACTGGACGGGCCTGCCCATCGACGGATTCGCCCATGGCCGCCCCCTGCTCACCCCCGCGCGCACGCTGTCGCACACCCTGGTGGCCGCCCACAAACTCGTCTACTCGGCCCACTTCTACGGCTACACCGGCCCCCATCACAGCGGTGCCACCGGCATCGGCGAGACCAGTGACCCCCGTTACCAGGACCTCAGCCGCGACGCACTGTTCCAGGCCCTGTACGACGAGGCGTTCTTCGTCTCCCAGGACGACGGCAAGCACTACACCGCCCCCGTGTGGATCAGTGAGTTCGGCATCGGGGCGGGCGAGACCGGCACTGCGGCACGCACCTGGTTCGGCAATGTGACCGACTACTTCGCCGACCACGACGCCGACTTCGCCTACTGGCCCCTGGTCGGCTGGCAGGGCCACGACGACTGGGCCCTGCTGCGCTACGACACGGACGGCACCCGGCACGGCCTGCTGGACGACGCGGACTGGCGCGGCGCCGGGTGGCAGCGGCTGATGTCCGCCGCCTCGCTCACCGGTCCGGTCGCCCAGGTCCCCGCCTGGCAGATGCTCGCCACCGACCACGGCGATCACGTCGAGTCCGTACGGGTGCGCGCCACCGGCGACTGGGACCCGGGAGCCTCGAAGGCGGCCTGCCCGGACGGCCTGCGGCTGATCGGTCTCGGGAACACCTCGGGCCGGGGGCTGTGCACGGACGTCACCGCGGGCGGCCTCCGTGCCGCGGACGGCGCCCAGTCGGTCGTCACCGACGAACGCAACGTCCCCCAGGGCGGCGACTGGGCCTCGGGATACACCAAACTCCAGTGCGCCCAGGGCCAGTTCCTCATCGGCTACAGCCACCGGGGTGTGCGGACGTCGACGGCCCTCTGCGCTCCCGCCGGTGTCGCGCTGGCGGGCGCGGGACGCACCGTGTGGTTCGACCGGTCCGACAACCGGCCCGGGGGCGCCGGCGGCGGTGACTTCGCCGTCGGCGACTACAAGGGCCAGTGCGCCGACGACGAGTACGCCGCGGGCATCGCCTACACCGACCGCACCGGCAGCTCGCCGGGCCCAGCGGCCCTGCTCTGCCGCCAACTTGCCCGCTGA
- a CDS encoding TetR family transcriptional regulator C-terminal domain-containing protein yields the protein MRRLIEVQLPLAADDIDEWSVWIQFWNQAMLEPLLRPAQRRIYSGWYRVVVDVLHECRSEGLAPEADIEALADRFTAMVDGLAIQILANSTDMQPDRMRALLLHAFEPHLDLTDQL from the coding sequence CTGCGCCGCCTCATCGAGGTCCAACTCCCGCTCGCCGCAGACGACATCGACGAATGGTCGGTGTGGATCCAGTTCTGGAACCAGGCGATGCTGGAGCCCCTTCTGCGCCCCGCGCAGCGCCGGATCTACTCGGGCTGGTACCGGGTCGTGGTGGACGTGCTGCACGAGTGCCGGTCCGAGGGTCTGGCACCGGAGGCGGACATCGAGGCCCTCGCCGACCGGTTCACCGCGATGGTCGACGGCCTCGCGATCCAGATCCTCGCCAACTCGACCGACATGCAGCCGGACCGCATGCGTGCGCTCCTGCTGCACGCCTTCGAACCCCACCTCGACCTGACTGATCAGCTTTAG
- a CDS encoding aldo/keto reductase translates to MPGGAGDDRVELPPGRGFITGTAKPADQYEATDIRNVDPRWQPGNFEKNVEAVGKLAELAAAKGATVSQLGLAWLLTRGQHIVPIPGTRSPKRIEENAGAADLTLTDADLKAIDEILPQGGFGARYTEGHVPTWI, encoded by the coding sequence GTGCCAGGCGGTGCCGGCGATGACCGCGTCGAACTGCCGCCCGGCCGCGGGTTCATCACCGGCACCGCCAAGCCCGCCGACCAGTACGAAGCCACCGACATACGCAACGTCGATCCGCGCTGGCAGCCGGGCAACTTCGAGAAGAACGTGGAAGCCGTGGGCAAGCTCGCCGAGCTCGCGGCGGCCAAGGGTGCCACCGTCTCCCAACTCGGCCTGGCCTGGCTCCTGACCCGAGGCCAGCACATCGTGCCGATCCCCGGCACCCGCAGCCCGAAGCGCATCGAGGAAAACGCCGGCGCCGCCGACCTCACCCTTACCGACGCCGACCTCAAGGCCATCGACGAGATCCTGCCTCAGGGCGGCTTCGGCGCCCGCTACACCGAGGGGCACGTGCCCACCTGGATCTGA
- a CDS encoding SDR family oxidoreductase, with amino-acid sequence MDLSNRTVLIVGGTSGIGRELAHRFAAAGSIVAVGGRSPEALSELAGEGFGTFGIDVTDSASVAAARAAVLARYPELDTVVTMSGVMLLEDLRDPAHFEAAETTIDTNLLGTVRVIDAFTPHLVRRGAGTFITVTSGIAFLPFPPMPSYAASKAAVHAYSEALRAQLDGTGVGVVELVPPAVAIAGQEKVNPRALPLDDFATEVMHLLSENPTPHEVLVKGVHMHRWAERDGTYDDLVAQRSQALAMLPGRAG; translated from the coding sequence GTGGATCTCTCCAACCGCACCGTTCTCATCGTCGGCGGAACCTCGGGCATCGGGCGGGAGCTGGCCCACCGGTTCGCCGCGGCGGGCAGCATCGTGGCCGTCGGCGGTCGCAGCCCGGAGGCACTCTCGGAACTCGCCGGGGAAGGGTTCGGCACGTTCGGTATCGACGTCACGGACAGCGCCTCCGTCGCAGCTGCCCGTGCTGCTGTGCTCGCCCGTTACCCCGAGCTGGACACCGTGGTGACCATGTCGGGGGTCATGCTCCTGGAGGACCTGCGCGACCCCGCGCACTTCGAGGCTGCGGAGACGACGATCGACACCAACCTGCTCGGCACCGTCCGAGTCATCGACGCCTTCACCCCCCACCTGGTCCGGCGCGGCGCCGGCACCTTCATCACCGTCACCTCCGGAATCGCCTTCCTGCCGTTCCCGCCCATGCCCAGCTACGCCGCCTCGAAGGCCGCGGTGCACGCCTACTCGGAGGCACTGCGCGCGCAGCTCGACGGCACCGGTGTCGGCGTCGTCGAGCTCGTCCCCCCGGCCGTCGCCATAGCGGGTCAGGAAAAGGTGAACCCGCGCGCGCTGCCGCTCGACGACTTCGCCACCGAGGTCATGCACCTGCTCTCGGAGAACCCCACCCCGCACGAAGTCCTCGTGAAGGGCGTCCACATGCACCGCTGGGCCGAGCGCGACGGCACCTACGACGACCTCGTCGCACAGCGCTCCCAGGCCCTGGCCATGCTTCCCGGCCGCGCAGGCTGA
- a CDS encoding helix-turn-helix transcriptional regulator — MKDEESGNRLGSYLRARRELVSPAQAGLPPGGNRRVPGLRREEVALLAGISPDYYLRLERGRDKNPSPQVLASLARVLELDDIERTYLLGLATARPRAPHRKRPEHVPARVHELLAHLQIPAFVEGRAFDVLASNPMAVALSPRLRPGHNRLRSLLLDPEEQAFHQDWTKATADFIAALRTTIGDDTDNPRFVELVGELALSSQRFRTLWARHDVRSLDGGTTTVHHPVVGELRLHRDKLPVDDVILVVYYPDKNSDSDEKLRLLAALSSTESAGTADDSPAGIPPPKTP; from the coding sequence ATGAAGGACGAGGAATCCGGCAACCGGCTCGGCAGCTACCTTCGTGCCCGGCGTGAGCTGGTCTCCCCGGCACAGGCAGGACTCCCGCCCGGTGGCAACCGCCGCGTGCCCGGCCTGCGCCGTGAAGAGGTCGCCCTGCTCGCCGGAATCAGCCCCGACTACTACCTGCGCCTGGAACGGGGCCGTGACAAGAACCCCTCGCCCCAGGTACTCGCATCACTCGCGCGCGTCCTGGAGCTCGACGACATCGAACGGACGTATCTGCTCGGCCTCGCGACGGCACGCCCCAGGGCACCCCATCGCAAGCGGCCCGAGCACGTACCGGCGCGGGTGCACGAGCTGCTCGCCCACCTTCAGATCCCCGCGTTCGTCGAAGGGCGCGCGTTCGACGTCCTGGCCTCCAATCCCATGGCCGTCGCACTCTCCCCCCGGCTGCGGCCCGGCCACAACCGGCTGCGTTCGCTCCTCCTCGATCCCGAGGAACAGGCCTTCCACCAGGACTGGACGAAAGCCACCGCCGACTTCATCGCCGCTCTTCGCACCACCATCGGGGACGACACCGACAATCCCCGGTTCGTCGAACTCGTCGGAGAACTCGCACTGTCCAGCCAGCGGTTCCGTACGCTGTGGGCCCGCCACGACGTCCGCAGTCTCGACGGCGGCACGACCACGGTCCACCACCCCGTCGTCGGTGAACTACGCCTCCACCGGGACAAACTCCCCGTCGACGACGTCATCCTCGTCGTCTACTACCCCGACAAGAACAGCGACAGCGACGAGAAACTGCGGCTCCTCGCCGCACTCTCATCCACCGAGTCCGCCGGCACGGCAGACGACAGCCCGGCGGGCATCCCGCCCCCGAAGACACCTTGA
- a CDS encoding vWA domain-containing protein, giving the protein MGRSRTPSTLDELAGRAGSWLGRSATASEQHTTAVVADRFDRFTWQDTYGQSAGLRDLAEELNQRYDHTTDLLTDAFLAAYKVRPQVREREDMDPSRLVNHQVITALLDSPEFAELHRETAGDPYAAAMAVLAQAAALRRILERSRDAREQAVQAKKARQAAEGAATAVGEVLQEAAAEAGGDGTVPSLAAVAVQQAIEAVGAAEATARQAARAAAQALTAAAPGIRAAARNAVAKAAGAAREESALMRAWGVGPGELERMPFDQRARLAERLRTGRLAEWAELIGRFRQMAAGERARKVENATGELVGVTLGDDLSRVIPSELANLGLPALRAVFAARYAAGELMLYDNQGEQSTGRGAVIACVDTSHSMYEAGPGGVTREAWAKACALALLDQARHAGRDFVGILFSAADKLQVFRFPADRPAGIAQVLDFAETFLGGGTSYQRPLSAAGELLEAEFNDTTRTRGDIVMLTDDDCGVTETWMRGWSEAKHRLGFRVFGVAIGAPRVAEADSVLDVLCDNLRSIEDFTDVHAAADLFRVI; this is encoded by the coding sequence ATGGGCAGGAGCAGGACACCGAGCACACTCGACGAGCTGGCAGGCCGGGCCGGGAGCTGGCTGGGCCGGTCCGCCACCGCGTCCGAGCAGCACACCACGGCCGTGGTCGCGGACCGGTTCGACCGGTTCACCTGGCAGGACACCTATGGGCAGTCGGCCGGACTGCGGGACCTGGCCGAGGAGTTGAACCAGCGCTACGACCACACCACCGACCTCCTGACCGACGCGTTCCTGGCCGCCTACAAGGTCAGACCGCAGGTGCGTGAGCGCGAGGACATGGACCCCTCCCGACTGGTCAATCACCAGGTCATCACCGCGCTCCTGGACTCACCGGAGTTCGCCGAACTGCACCGGGAGACGGCCGGCGACCCCTACGCCGCCGCCATGGCCGTACTCGCCCAGGCCGCCGCGCTGCGCCGGATACTGGAGCGCTCCCGGGATGCCCGGGAACAGGCCGTCCAGGCGAAGAAGGCCCGGCAGGCCGCCGAAGGCGCGGCGACCGCCGTGGGCGAGGTGCTCCAGGAGGCTGCCGCAGAGGCCGGCGGGGACGGCACCGTGCCGTCCCTCGCCGCCGTTGCCGTACAACAGGCGATCGAGGCCGTCGGCGCCGCCGAGGCCACTGCACGGCAGGCCGCCCGGGCCGCCGCGCAGGCCCTCACGGCGGCGGCCCCCGGTATCCGTGCCGCCGCGCGGAACGCGGTGGCGAAGGCCGCCGGGGCCGCGCGGGAGGAGAGCGCGCTGATGCGGGCATGGGGAGTCGGCCCCGGCGAACTGGAGCGGATGCCGTTCGACCAGCGGGCCCGGCTCGCCGAGCGGCTGCGCACCGGCCGGCTCGCCGAGTGGGCCGAACTGATCGGCCGTTTCCGGCAGATGGCCGCCGGCGAGCGCGCCCGCAAGGTCGAGAACGCCACCGGAGAACTGGTCGGCGTCACCCTGGGCGACGACCTCTCCCGCGTCATCCCCTCCGAACTGGCCAACCTCGGCCTGCCCGCACTGCGCGCGGTGTTCGCCGCGCGCTACGCCGCCGGTGAGTTGATGCTCTACGACAACCAGGGCGAGCAGAGCACCGGCCGGGGCGCCGTCATCGCGTGCGTCGACACCTCGCACTCCATGTACGAAGCGGGGCCCGGCGGAGTCACCCGGGAGGCGTGGGCCAAGGCGTGCGCCCTGGCGCTCCTCGACCAGGCCCGCCACGCGGGGCGCGACTTCGTCGGCATCCTGTTCTCCGCCGCCGACAAGCTCCAGGTCTTCCGCTTCCCGGCCGACCGGCCCGCAGGCATCGCCCAGGTCCTCGACTTCGCGGAGACCTTCCTCGGCGGCGGCACCAGCTACCAGCGCCCGTTGTCGGCGGCCGGCGAACTGCTGGAGGCGGAGTTCAACGACACCACCCGCACCCGCGGCGACATCGTGATGCTGACCGACGACGACTGCGGCGTCACCGAGACATGGATGCGCGGCTGGAGCGAGGCCAAGCACCGGCTGGGCTTCCGCGTCTTCGGCGTGGCCATCGGCGCCCCGCGCGTCGCCGAAGCCGACTCGGTCCTCGACGTCCTGTGCGACAACCTGCGCTCCATCGAGGACTTCACCGACGTCCACGCGGCCGCCGACCTCTTCCGCGTGATCTGA
- a CDS encoding AAA family ATPase, which produces MGELGGPGVRDTAMRLRAIGDELSDRFYERADVVRTLVVTLLAGQHSLLLGPPGTAKSEMARELTGRFEGASYWEILLSKFTAPTRMFGPVDVAALARGEYRQVYEGRATTAHVAFIDEIFKCSTAALNETLGFLNERIYHPESGGEPIRCPLIGAITASNELPSGDDTAAIYDRLLVRIEVGYLEDPSNFAALVRSAVSRPTAPTRTTVELAALQHAVTEGVPAVDVPDVIVDAVCTLRAALRRRELVASDRRWRQAVGLLQASAYLDGRPAVAETDLSVLTHVLWNSPAERPTVEREVLHLVNPDAKEALDLADTIDELEAQLDAMAGQSREALSEWVIKKAHNQLAMAGKRLEKLREEAAGAGRSTVAIDGVAGRQRAVRARVLTEALGMDASMVQAQL; this is translated from the coding sequence ATGGGAGAGCTGGGCGGGCCGGGTGTGCGGGACACGGCCATGAGGCTGCGGGCGATCGGCGACGAGTTGTCGGACCGCTTCTACGAGCGGGCCGACGTGGTGCGGACGCTGGTGGTCACGTTGTTGGCCGGACAGCACTCGCTGCTGCTCGGCCCGCCCGGAACGGCGAAGTCCGAGATGGCCCGGGAGCTCACGGGCAGGTTCGAGGGGGCGTCCTACTGGGAGATCCTCCTCTCGAAGTTCACCGCGCCGACGAGGATGTTCGGCCCCGTCGACGTCGCGGCGCTGGCCCGGGGCGAGTACCGCCAGGTGTACGAAGGCCGTGCCACGACCGCGCATGTCGCGTTCATCGACGAGATCTTCAAGTGCTCCACGGCAGCGCTGAACGAGACTCTGGGCTTTCTCAACGAGCGGATCTATCACCCCGAGAGCGGCGGCGAGCCGATCCGCTGCCCCCTGATCGGGGCCATCACGGCGAGCAACGAACTGCCCAGCGGGGACGACACGGCCGCGATCTACGACCGGCTGCTGGTGCGGATCGAGGTCGGGTACCTGGAAGACCCCTCGAACTTCGCCGCGCTGGTCCGCTCCGCCGTCAGCCGCCCGACGGCCCCGACGCGGACCACGGTCGAGCTGGCCGCGTTGCAGCACGCCGTGACCGAGGGTGTCCCGGCCGTGGACGTGCCCGACGTGATCGTGGATGCGGTGTGCACTCTGCGGGCCGCCCTGCGCCGCAGGGAACTCGTCGCCTCCGACCGCCGCTGGCGGCAGGCGGTGGGCCTGCTCCAGGCGTCCGCGTACCTCGACGGCCGCCCGGCGGTCGCCGAGACCGACCTGTCGGTGCTGACGCACGTGCTGTGGAACTCGCCCGCCGAACGCCCCACCGTCGAGCGCGAGGTGCTGCACCTGGTCAACCCCGATGCCAAGGAGGCACTCGACCTGGCCGACACCATCGACGAGTTGGAGGCCCAGCTCGACGCCATGGCAGGGCAGTCCCGCGAGGCGCTGAGCGAGTGGGTCATCAAGAAGGCCCACAACCAGCTCGCCATGGCGGGGAAGCGGTTGGAGAAGCTCCGCGAGGAGGCGGCGGGCGCCGGCCGCTCCACCGTGGCCATCGACGGGGTCGCCGGCCGCCAGCGCGCCGTCCGCGCCCGCGTTCTCACCGAGGCCCTCGGCATGGACGCGAGCATGGTGCAGGCCCAGCTCTGA
- a CDS encoding rhodanese-like domain-containing protein: MTIPPTPVTLATAQARTRLHELTVIDVRTPAEYAAGHLPGALNIPLDHVRRALTEIRHAAEHRDILLVCASGPRSENAHRLLSEHGIPTATLGGGTGAWVADGHDLHRPTACSATRAIWSMERQVRFTAGMVVLLGLLLGLLVHPAFQLLAAAIAGGLVYSALTNTCGMAGVLGKLPHNRPRATDLEATLAALRIR, translated from the coding sequence GTGACCATCCCTCCCACGCCCGTCACCCTCGCCACCGCCCAGGCCCGCACCCGGCTCCACGAACTCACGGTCATCGACGTGCGCACACCCGCCGAATACGCGGCCGGCCATCTGCCCGGCGCCCTGAACATCCCCCTGGACCACGTCCGCCGCGCCCTGACCGAGATACGCCACGCCGCCGAACACCGCGACATCCTTCTCGTGTGCGCCTCCGGCCCCCGCTCCGAGAACGCCCACAGGCTGCTGTCCGAACACGGCATCCCCACCGCCACCCTCGGCGGAGGCACCGGCGCCTGGGTCGCGGACGGCCACGACCTGCACCGCCCCACCGCCTGCTCCGCCACACGTGCCATCTGGAGCATGGAACGCCAAGTGCGCTTCACCGCCGGCATGGTGGTGCTTCTGGGACTCCTCCTCGGCCTGCTCGTGCACCCCGCCTTCCAGCTCCTCGCCGCCGCCATCGCGGGCGGCCTGGTCTACTCCGCGCTCACCAACACATGCGGCATGGCAGGCGTCCTGGGCAAACTGCCCCACAACCGACCCCGCGCGACCGATCTCGAAGCCACGCTCGCCGCCCTGCGAATCCGCTGA
- a CDS encoding metal-sensitive transcriptional regulator: MELELEGADLKSVLNRLRRAQGQIAGVIRMIEEGRDCEDVITQLAAASRALDRAGFAIIATGMQQCMTDIESGRKNGEDAQQMRARLEKLFLSLA, from the coding sequence GTGGAGCTGGAGCTTGAGGGTGCGGACCTGAAGTCCGTGCTGAACCGTCTACGCCGTGCGCAGGGTCAGATCGCCGGTGTGATCCGGATGATCGAGGAGGGGCGCGACTGCGAGGACGTCATCACGCAGCTCGCCGCCGCTTCGCGCGCTCTGGACCGTGCCGGTTTCGCGATCATCGCGACCGGCATGCAGCAGTGCATGACCGACATCGAGTCCGGCCGCAAGAACGGTGAGGACGCCCAGCAGATGCGCGCCCGTCTGGAGAAGCTGTTTCTGTCCCTGGCGTAG